One Qipengyuania gaetbuli genomic region harbors:
- a CDS encoding GDP-L-fucose synthase family protein — MASSRFSLEGRRVFVSGHRGMVGSALVRRLQREKCEILTADRSIDLRVQASVEEWFAVNRPEAVFVAAAKVGGIGANQNQPGQFLYDNLAIATNSIEAARKSGVRKLLFLGSSCIYPRDAAQPIVEESLLSGPLEPTNEWYAIAKIAGVKLCQAYRREYGCDFISAMPTNLYGPGDTYDLAQSHVVPALIMKALAAKAQDAERMQVWGSGKALREFLHVDDLADACVFLMNSYSSEEPVNIGSGAEISIAELAALIAEIAGFTGELAFDHAKPDGTPRKLLDCSRLIELGWRPSIALREGLSGTIKDLPDRSRA, encoded by the coding sequence ATGGCAAGCTCCCGCTTCTCGCTTGAGGGTCGCAGGGTTTTTGTGTCCGGGCATCGCGGGATGGTCGGATCGGCCCTTGTCAGGAGGCTTCAACGCGAAAAGTGTGAAATCCTCACTGCCGACAGGTCGATCGATCTGCGGGTGCAGGCATCGGTCGAAGAATGGTTTGCCGTGAACCGGCCCGAAGCGGTTTTCGTGGCAGCAGCAAAGGTCGGCGGAATTGGCGCCAACCAAAATCAGCCCGGCCAGTTTCTTTACGACAATCTTGCAATCGCAACGAATTCGATCGAGGCAGCGCGCAAGTCCGGGGTCCGCAAGCTGCTATTCCTCGGCTCGTCCTGCATTTATCCGCGGGATGCGGCGCAGCCGATCGTTGAGGAGAGCCTGCTGTCAGGCCCCCTCGAACCGACGAACGAATGGTACGCCATCGCCAAGATCGCTGGCGTCAAGCTTTGCCAGGCCTATCGCAGGGAATACGGATGCGACTTCATTAGCGCCATGCCAACCAACCTTTATGGTCCCGGCGATACCTACGATTTGGCTCAAAGCCACGTAGTTCCCGCCCTGATCATGAAGGCGTTGGCGGCAAAGGCACAGGACGCCGAACGGATGCAAGTCTGGGGATCTGGAAAGGCTCTGCGGGAATTCCTGCATGTCGACGATCTCGCCGATGCCTGCGTATTCCTCATGAATAGCTATTCCTCGGAAGAACCCGTCAACATCGGCTCCGGCGCGGAGATTTCGATCGCCGAGCTGGCAGCCCTGATTGCAGAGATTGCCGGGTTCACCGGGGAATTGGCGTTCGATCATGCGAAGCCGGACGGTACACCGCGCAAACTGCTCGATTGCAGCCGCCTGATCGAACTGGGCTGGCGCCCTTCAATCGCCCTGCGAGAGGGATTGTCTGGAACTATCAAGGATCTGCCGGACCGATCCCGCGCTTGA
- a CDS encoding O-antigen ligase family protein, translated as MMLAALLLFLALLIGGGGRPAFIAETTAIIVSFIIAAIWLVAVRDRDLAPDRAMSVLAGCFIAVPVLHLVPMPQFILGLRPLEVTIAGSLSVVGQGDDFRAITIDRGRTIAALLSMLPPLILWLMLRTFPVRDRLAFGGVILLAVLASAMLAAVQVASGGAFGHIYKTHFGFASGVMANRNSAADFYVIAICILVVGYTHIKARRRHAKIALPFIGLGILLAVATILTGSRSGTVLLLLPAGLCLFLNRGKLSNRQLLFIAGGAAALIIVVLLLASQIPMVERTLARFSITGDGRYSLWEDARFAISQAMPLGSGMGTGDIMMKWAENLDSLDPPYPNRVHNDYLEFVLEAGVLAALLLAVLAIFLAVRTVRLLSSGDHDEKMAAILASAIVAIIALHSAVDYPLRSITISMVAAFALSLVSNSQHAGPRKVPRSKAPV; from the coding sequence ATGATGCTCGCTGCGCTCCTGCTTTTCCTGGCGCTGCTGATCGGCGGCGGCGGACGGCCAGCCTTCATTGCAGAAACGACTGCAATAATTGTGTCATTTATTATAGCCGCTATTTGGCTGGTCGCTGTTCGGGACCGTGATTTGGCGCCCGATAGAGCGATGTCGGTACTCGCAGGGTGCTTCATCGCAGTCCCGGTCCTCCATCTCGTACCGATGCCCCAATTCATCCTCGGCTTGCGGCCGCTGGAAGTGACGATCGCCGGTTCTCTCTCGGTTGTGGGCCAAGGTGATGATTTCAGGGCGATTACAATTGATCGGGGCCGGACAATTGCTGCCTTGCTCTCGATGCTGCCGCCTTTGATCCTTTGGCTCATGTTGCGCACCTTCCCGGTCCGAGATCGTCTGGCTTTTGGCGGAGTAATCCTACTTGCCGTTCTGGCATCCGCGATGCTGGCCGCCGTGCAGGTCGCAAGCGGCGGCGCGTTCGGCCATATCTACAAGACCCATTTCGGCTTCGCTTCCGGCGTGATGGCAAACCGCAACTCCGCAGCTGACTTCTACGTGATCGCGATTTGCATCCTTGTCGTGGGGTATACCCACATCAAGGCGCGGCGCCGGCACGCCAAGATTGCCCTGCCCTTCATCGGCCTCGGCATCCTGCTTGCGGTCGCCACCATCCTGACCGGGTCGCGCAGCGGGACGGTCCTTTTGCTGCTGCCCGCCGGACTCTGCCTGTTCCTCAACCGAGGCAAACTTTCCAACCGACAGCTGCTCTTCATCGCCGGAGGCGCTGCCGCCCTGATCATCGTGGTCCTTCTCCTCGCCTCCCAAATTCCGATGGTCGAGCGGACGCTGGCACGGTTTTCCATTACCGGGGACGGAAGGTATTCTCTCTGGGAAGACGCGCGGTTCGCAATCAGCCAAGCCATGCCGCTCGGGTCAGGCATGGGCACAGGCGACATCATGATGAAGTGGGCCGAAAACCTCGACAGCCTCGACCCGCCCTACCCCAACCGCGTGCACAACGACTATCTGGAATTCGTGCTCGAAGCGGGTGTGCTCGCTGCATTGCTGCTGGCTGTATTGGCGATCTTCCTCGCGGTCAGAACGGTTCGACTGTTGTCGAGCGGAGATCACGATGAGAAAATGGCTGCCATCCTTGCTTCTGCGATAGTCGCTATCATTGCATTGCACTCGGCGGTCGACTATCCGCTGCGCTCGATTACGATATCGATGGTCGCAGCTTTCGCCCTGTCACTCGTTTCCAATTCGCAGCACGCAGGACCGCGCAAGGTTCCGCGTTCGAAAGCTCCTGTATAG
- a CDS encoding polysaccharide biosynthesis/export family protein produces the protein MSYSHTVSRTALSLVALTTLGACATTNSNLPQGAAAYDNFPAVEERSGVEDYRVGPLDVLNIRVFQEPDLTFEEVTVDAGGSLQFPLIGDVPAAGMTASELSDELERRLGARFLRDPQVAVSVVLARSQQVTVEGQVEDPGVYDIAGPTTLLGALARAKSPTQVAALDEIVVFRTVNGQRMGARFDLRRIRNGLDPDPQILGGDVVVVGFDSLKGAFRDVLQAAPFFNVFAVLARN, from the coding sequence ATGTCCTATTCTCACACCGTTTCGCGTACGGCGCTGTCCCTCGTCGCCCTGACGACGCTGGGCGCCTGCGCGACGACGAATTCGAACCTGCCGCAAGGCGCGGCCGCCTACGACAACTTTCCCGCTGTCGAAGAGCGCTCCGGGGTGGAAGATTACCGCGTCGGCCCCCTCGACGTGCTCAACATCCGCGTGTTCCAGGAACCTGACCTGACCTTCGAGGAAGTGACCGTCGATGCCGGCGGAAGTCTGCAATTCCCGCTGATCGGCGACGTGCCTGCTGCCGGAATGACCGCCAGCGAGCTTTCCGACGAACTCGAAAGGCGCCTGGGCGCGCGCTTCCTGCGCGATCCCCAGGTCGCCGTGTCGGTCGTGCTTGCACGGTCGCAGCAGGTAACGGTCGAAGGGCAGGTCGAGGATCCGGGCGTCTACGATATTGCCGGCCCGACCACGCTCCTCGGCGCGCTCGCCCGAGCGAAGAGCCCGACGCAGGTTGCCGCGCTCGATGAGATTGTCGTGTTCCGCACCGTCAACGGTCAGCGCATGGGCGCCCGTTTCGATCTTCGCCGCATCCGTAACGGTCTAGATCCGGACCCGCAGATCCTGGGCGGAGACGTCGTGGTCGTCGGCTTCGATTCCCTCAAGGGCGCTTTCCGCGATGTCTTGCAGGCTGCACCCTTCTTCAATGTTTTTGCCGTGCTCGCGCGGAACTAG
- a CDS encoding GumC family protein, with product MTYENSNSLVLGGRSEDMPLRGTGALANSDEDTALNIDLRDLFYMIRRNLLLIVGAIVAAILLGIAVSLLMTPKYIATAQVQIDQSADRVLGENETVQPDVAIQDADRFLQTQVDVLNSRTMALRVARSLNLIGNEEFFAEMNKKLPENTGAVDYNKSLTEATIKLIQDNISISLPRNSRVVSISFESPSSELAARIANAYAENYIAYNLQRKYNSSEYAREFLSDQLAEAKTRLEASEEALNAYARSAGLIITDSPAGDGNGEAGRSQSLNSSSLVLTNSALVDAATDRAEAEARWQAVRNVAPLSIPEVLSNNAVQELLKDRAAAEAALRQERSRHLDEHPNVLMMREQVAELDQQVDALASQIKRSIYLQYQSAQRRENEIEGQVNQFRNVNEREQDLGVQYGILARETETNRVLYEGLLQRYKDISAAAGIATNNVSMVDEATAPVIPSSPNLIINLALALVGGLLLAGGLVLLREQLDDTIRVSEDLEFKLGLSPLGVVPVYDGDETIEEALEDTKSHVAEAFNSIRTALLYSTSHGLPDCLSVTSSEAGEGKTTCSYALAKAFGRLGKSVVLVGADIRRPSIHKLMGVENHQGLTDLLVSERPPHDFVVKTAHENVSLLPAGPTPPNPTDLLGGTRIREVIAQLREEFDLVLIDGPPVLGLADALILGQIADGVLFVVESNRGSRGRTKSALRRLRQANANMLGGILTKVDSRRLGSSYGYYYEQDYYNYEAEKPAARSGSLRSKLGL from the coding sequence GTGACCTACGAAAATTCCAACTCTCTCGTACTCGGCGGTCGATCCGAAGACATGCCTCTTCGTGGCACCGGCGCACTCGCCAACTCCGACGAGGATACGGCACTCAACATCGACCTGCGCGACCTGTTCTACATGATCAGGCGGAACCTGTTGCTGATCGTCGGTGCAATCGTCGCCGCGATCTTGCTTGGCATTGCCGTGTCCTTGCTGATGACGCCGAAATACATTGCAACTGCCCAGGTTCAGATCGACCAGTCGGCCGACCGCGTGCTTGGCGAGAATGAGACCGTCCAGCCGGACGTAGCGATCCAGGATGCAGACCGTTTCCTCCAAACGCAGGTCGACGTGCTCAACAGCAGGACGATGGCCTTGCGTGTCGCGCGCTCGCTCAACCTCATCGGCAATGAAGAATTCTTCGCCGAAATGAACAAGAAGCTGCCGGAAAACACCGGCGCGGTGGATTACAACAAGTCGCTGACCGAAGCGACGATCAAGCTGATCCAGGACAATATTTCCATCTCGCTGCCGCGCAATTCGCGTGTCGTGAGCATCTCCTTCGAAAGTCCCTCGAGCGAGCTAGCGGCGCGGATCGCCAATGCCTACGCAGAAAATTACATCGCGTATAACCTGCAGCGGAAGTACAACAGCTCGGAATATGCTCGCGAATTCTTGTCCGACCAGCTTGCGGAGGCAAAGACCCGGCTGGAAGCCAGCGAAGAGGCACTCAATGCCTACGCCCGCTCGGCCGGGCTCATTATTACGGACTCTCCCGCAGGCGACGGAAATGGCGAGGCCGGCCGCAGCCAGTCGCTCAACTCGTCCAGCCTGGTGCTGACGAACAGCGCGCTGGTTGACGCTGCTACCGATCGAGCCGAGGCTGAAGCGCGCTGGCAGGCGGTTCGCAACGTCGCGCCGCTCAGCATTCCCGAGGTACTGTCCAACAACGCCGTTCAGGAACTGCTGAAAGATCGTGCAGCTGCCGAGGCAGCATTGCGCCAGGAACGCAGCCGCCACCTCGACGAGCACCCCAATGTCCTCATGATGCGCGAACAGGTCGCCGAACTCGACCAGCAGGTCGATGCACTAGCGTCCCAGATCAAGCGTTCGATCTACTTGCAATACCAGTCCGCCCAGCGCCGCGAGAACGAGATCGAAGGCCAGGTAAACCAGTTCCGCAATGTCAACGAGCGCGAGCAGGATCTTGGTGTGCAGTACGGCATTCTTGCTCGCGAGACCGAGACGAACCGCGTTCTTTATGAAGGGCTGCTCCAGCGCTACAAGGACATCAGCGCCGCTGCCGGTATCGCGACGAATAATGTCTCGATGGTCGATGAGGCTACAGCACCGGTCATCCCGTCGTCTCCCAATCTGATAATCAACCTTGCCTTGGCACTGGTTGGCGGCCTTCTTCTCGCGGGTGGTCTCGTTCTGCTTCGAGAGCAGCTAGACGATACGATCCGGGTGTCGGAAGACCTCGAATTCAAGCTCGGCCTTTCGCCGCTCGGCGTCGTCCCCGTCTACGATGGCGACGAGACGATCGAGGAAGCCTTGGAGGACACCAAGTCCCATGTGGCGGAAGCGTTCAATTCGATCCGCACCGCACTGCTTTACTCGACCAGTCACGGCCTGCCGGACTGCCTTTCGGTCACCAGCTCCGAGGCTGGCGAAGGCAAGACCACCTGCAGCTACGCACTGGCCAAGGCGTTCGGCCGGCTTGGAAAATCGGTGGTGCTTGTCGGCGCCGACATCCGTCGTCCTTCGATCCACAAGTTGATGGGGGTGGAAAACCACCAAGGTCTTACCGACCTGCTCGTCTCAGAGCGGCCTCCGCATGATTTCGTGGTGAAGACGGCACACGAGAACGTCTCGCTGCTTCCCGCCGGCCCGACGCCTCCGAACCCGACCGATCTACTCGGCGGTACGCGGATCAGGGAAGTCATCGCTCAGTTGAGGGAAGAATTCGATCTCGTGCTGATCGACGGCCCGCCCGTTCTCGGCCTCGCCGATGCGCTGATCCTCGGCCAGATTGCAGACGGCGTGCTGTTCGTGGTCGAATCCAACCGCGGTTCGCGCGGTCGCACCAAGTCGGCCCTGCGCCGTCTTCGCCAGGCCAACGCCAATATGCTTGGCGGCATCCTGACCAAGGTAGATTCCCGCCGCCTCGGCTCCAGCTACGGCTATTATTACGAGCAGGACTATTACAACTACGAGGCCGAGAAGCCGGCCGCTCGTTCGGGTAGCCTGAGGAGCAAACTCGGCCTGTGA
- a CDS encoding polysaccharide biosynthesis C-terminal domain-containing protein — protein MLGHFRSLARYPLARRVISSLLANGVRVVLQAGTGLILARLLGASDLGTYAWAMAISALMVVPAQFGTSTLLIKESAAAVAEGDQSKLKALWLWTLKTTAVASVVSIALLLGAIFAFQEHISTLDWRVFLLAVAVIPFAVLINLGEAALQGTGNTSAGLMAGYYVRPLLFIGLLLSIWASVWAVDPVNAMLAQLVAHALAAVTVVIQMRRIHGETLSATPSPASVSTGWRGTAMSFLLIHGQWVVLAQMDILILGAMSSAEQVGLYRVASLAAGFVVIGTLAMRGVFNERLSNAWTTGDTQLFKDRAALGCMMASAVGLPIAAVFVFFGAEFLGFAFGAEFETADTVLLILTLGQVALLLRGSADAALAMTGHERAIGRMTTISVIVNLVLNLALIPIFGATGAAAATAIALSVQSVQMWWLARRTLKVDMGFLASILPTARMVRRKLGLS, from the coding sequence ATGTTGGGACATTTTCGAAGCTTGGCGAGATATCCTCTCGCTCGAAGGGTAATATCGAGCTTGCTGGCAAACGGCGTGCGGGTTGTCCTGCAGGCCGGCACAGGCCTCATTCTCGCACGCCTGCTTGGCGCTTCAGATCTCGGCACCTACGCCTGGGCGATGGCCATCAGCGCATTGATGGTCGTGCCTGCACAGTTTGGCACCTCCACCCTGCTGATCAAGGAGAGCGCTGCAGCGGTAGCCGAAGGGGATCAGTCAAAGCTGAAGGCGCTGTGGCTGTGGACATTGAAGACCACCGCGGTGGCGTCCGTTGTTTCGATTGCCCTTCTGTTGGGGGCGATATTCGCCTTTCAGGAGCATATTTCGACGCTCGATTGGCGGGTTTTCCTGCTTGCTGTCGCCGTCATTCCCTTCGCCGTCCTGATAAACCTTGGCGAAGCGGCCTTGCAGGGCACGGGCAACACTTCGGCCGGTTTGATGGCCGGATATTATGTCCGGCCGCTGCTGTTTATCGGCTTGCTCTTATCTATCTGGGCGTCGGTTTGGGCAGTCGATCCGGTTAATGCAATGCTGGCCCAACTGGTTGCACATGCCCTCGCAGCGGTCACCGTCGTGATCCAGATGCGCCGGATACACGGCGAAACCCTTTCAGCGACCCCGTCTCCCGCTTCCGTTTCTACGGGATGGCGGGGCACGGCCATGTCGTTCCTGCTCATACACGGGCAATGGGTCGTTCTCGCCCAGATGGACATCCTCATCCTCGGCGCCATGTCTTCGGCAGAGCAAGTCGGGCTTTACCGCGTCGCCTCTCTCGCCGCCGGCTTCGTGGTCATCGGAACCCTCGCAATGAGGGGGGTCTTCAACGAGCGCCTCTCCAATGCCTGGACCACCGGTGATACGCAGTTGTTCAAGGATCGTGCAGCCCTCGGTTGCATGATGGCCAGCGCGGTAGGACTGCCGATTGCGGCTGTTTTCGTCTTTTTCGGAGCGGAATTTCTGGGGTTCGCGTTCGGTGCCGAGTTCGAGACTGCAGACACGGTGCTTTTGATACTGACCTTGGGCCAGGTCGCGCTCCTTCTCCGCGGAAGCGCAGATGCCGCATTGGCAATGACCGGTCACGAGCGCGCAATCGGTCGCATGACGACCATATCGGTTATCGTGAACCTCGTGCTCAATCTGGCCCTTATCCCGATCTTCGGCGCAACCGGTGCAGCTGCAGCGACGGCAATCGCCCTCTCGGTCCAGTCCGTCCAGATGTGGTGGTTGGCGCGCCGCACGCTGAAGGTCGACATGGGCTTCCTCGCGTCAATCCTGCCGACCGCCCGGATGGTTCGTCGGAAACTGGGGTTGTCCTGA